The segment CTCCCGTCCGCTGGTCGATCCGAAGAGGGTGTTCCAAGTCGGCATACGCTCCGTCGATCCGCACGAGCGCCAGGAAATCCGCGAGCACGGCGTCAATGTCTTCGACATGCGCTCTCTCGATGAGCAGGGCGTGGCCGCGATCATGCGCCGGGTGCTCGACACGATCAGCGCCGCCAACGGCCTGCTGCATGTCAGCTTCGACGTCGATTTTCTAGATCCGGATATCGCGCCGGGTGTCGGGACGACTGTACCGGGCGGCGCGACCTTCCGAGAAGCCCATCTCATCATGGAAATGCTGTCCGACAGCGGTCTCGTCTCGTCGCTCGATCTGGTCGAGCTCAATCCCTTCCTCGACGATCGCGGCAAGAGCGCCCGCGTCATGGTGGAGATGGCAGCGAGCCTCTTCGGACGGAGGATTTTCGATCGCCCGACAAGGGCAGCATAGGTCTGGGGGGAAATTATCATGAGCGTATCGACCGATCTCATCGCCACCGAACAGCGCCTCGGCGCCCATAATTATAAGCCGCTGGACGTCGTGCTGACGCGCGGCGAAGGCGTCTATGTCTGGGATACCGACGGCAAGCGCTATCTCGACTGTCTCTCCGCCTATTCGGCGGTCAATCAGGGCCATTGCCACCCGAAAATCCGCGAGGCGATGATCGAGCAGGCCGGCAAGCTGACGCTGACCTCCCGCGCCTTCCGCAACGACCAGCTCGCCTATCTCTATGAAGAGCTGGCGGCGCTGACCGGCTCGCATAAGATCCTGCCGATGAACTCCGGCGCCGAAGCCGTCGAGACGGCCATCAAGGCCGTGCGCAAGTGGGGCTATGAGGTGAAGGGCGTTCCGGAGAACCAGGCGGAAATCATCGTCTGCTCCAACAATTTTCACGGCCGGACGCTGAGCATCATCAGCTTCTCGACCGATCCTGATGCCCGTACCGGCTTCGGCCCCTATACGCCGGGCTTCCGCACCATCCCCTTCGGCGATGCCGACGCTCTTGCCGCCGCGATCAACAAAAACACCGTTGCGGCGCTGATCGAGCCGATCCAGGGCGAGGCCGGGGTCATCATTCCTCCGCCAGGCTATTTCACCCGTGTGCGCGAACTCTGCACTATCAACAACGTCACCCTCATCCTCGATGAAATCCAGACGGGCCTCGGCCGCACCGGCAAGTTGCTTGCCGAAGAGCACGAAGGCATCGAGGCCGACGTGACGCTGATCGGCAAAGCCCTGTCAGGCGGCTTCTACCCCGTCTCCGCCGTGCTCTCCAATTCCGAAGTGCTCGGCGTCCT is part of the Rhizobium sp. CB3090 genome and harbors:
- the rocD gene encoding ornithine--oxo-acid transaminase, with protein sequence MSVSTDLIATEQRLGAHNYKPLDVVLTRGEGVYVWDTDGKRYLDCLSAYSAVNQGHCHPKIREAMIEQAGKLTLTSRAFRNDQLAYLYEELAALTGSHKILPMNSGAEAVETAIKAVRKWGYEVKGVPENQAEIIVCSNNFHGRTLSIISFSTDPDARTGFGPYTPGFRTIPFGDADALAAAINKNTVAALIEPIQGEAGVIIPPPGYFTRVRELCTINNVTLILDEIQTGLGRTGKLLAEEHEGIEADVTLIGKALSGGFYPVSAVLSNSEVLGVLKPGQHGSTFGGNPLACAVARAALRVLTEEGMIENAAVMGDYFLEGLRSIRSNIVKDVRGRGLMMAVELVPEAGGARQYCYQLKDLGLLAKDTHDHTIRFAPPLVITRDQVDWALEQVDKVLAQ